The following is a genomic window from Photobacterium sp. GJ3.
CCAGTTGGGGCCAGAATACCTGTGATGGTAAAGGGCAGATTGTCGTGGCGGGTGAAGCGCTTATCACTGATGCCATGAGCAATAATGATTTGATCACCAAGTTGATACCCGAGCTTTCGGGCGACTTCTGCGCCGATCACCGTTTCGAACAAGGACTGAAAGCTTGTTCCTTGCCTGAAGGCCAGATGCTGCTTTTGACCATACTGGTAGTATCGAAAGTAATCTTCATTGGTGCCAATGACCCGAAACCCACGATGTGAATCTCCGAGAGAGATTGGGATCGCCCATTGAACCGCTTTGTGGGCTTTTAAGGCCTGGAAACTCTGCCAGTCGATGTTATTGGTGGCATTGCCGATGCGAAAGACGGAGTACAGCAGCAGATTGACCTGACCAGAGCGGGCTCCCACGATGAGATCGGTTCCGGAAATCGTGTGTGCGAAACTGGCTTTGGCTTGCGTCCGTACTTTTTCAACGCCCAGCAACAACGTTGTTGAAATCGCGATGGTTAGCACTGTCAGGATAGCTGTCGTTTTTCTGTTTCGCAGGCTTTGCCAGGCGAGCAATATCAAAGCTTTCATGTGTGTTTCCCTGGCATCCTATGATTGAGTTCTTTGAGATTCAGGATGCGATCAAATCCTTGAGTCAGGGTTGGATCATGACTGACGAAAAGCAGGCTGGCTTCGGCCTGTTCACATTCGTCCATCAGCAACTGGATAAAGTGATTACGATTGTCGTGATCCAGCGCAGAGGTGGGTTCATCCGAGATCAGTAAAGCCGGGCGGCCAATCAAAGCCCGTGCAGCTGCGACTCGCTGTTGCTGCCCGATACTGAGCTGAGTCACCTGACGAGACAGGCAGGACTCGGGCAACTGTAGTGACTTGAGAAGTCGCTTTGCTTCTTGTTCGGGAGCGGTTGTTTTCTGCTTCCGGAGCGGTGAGAAGTGGCAGGGCAGCAGCACATTGTCTATCACGGAAAGATAAGGCAGCAGATTGAACTGCTGAAAGATATAGCCAATGTGGTCGGCCCGGCGTCGATCCCGTTGAGATGCGGATAATGCACTGAATGATTCACCTAACAGCCGGATATCACCTTGTATGGGCTGGTGAATACCAGCCATCAGACTGAGTAAGGTCGATTTTCCACTGCCGCTTGGTCCTTGCAGGAAGACCTTTTCGCCCTGAGACAAGGAGAATGATGTGATGCTGATGAGGTCATCGGTCTGATCCGGCCAGCGAAATCGGACCTGATCGAGTTGCATGATTGTCATGGTGCTCCCCAAAAAAGGGAGCCGAGCTCCCTTGTGTTTGCAGATTCTGGCTTAGAAACGAAATTCGGCCTGACTGGCAGTCAGTGTTGCTGCTTGCTGGCCTTTTTCTGTGATGGCTTGCAATTGAACTTTTTCTGTTGCCGGGAACTGAGAGAACCATTTCAGCGTCAGCGTGTTGAGCTTGTCGATGTTATCGCAGTGGTAGGTGTATTGGAGACTGAATTCGCCGTGTTCAGCATGCTCATGTTGATCGTGGTCGTCATGGTCATGGTGCTCATGCGCGTGTTCATCATGATTGTGTCCATCATGGTCATGGTGTTCATCATGATCGTGGTCGCTGTGATTTTCATGCTCATGTTTTTCAGTGTGATCTGAAAGAGTATGTGAAATCTGATGTTCATGCATTTGACATCCAGCTGAAGCATTGAGCGTCAGCAGTGCTTCTGGACGATTTAGTTTCAGAATGGCATCTTTCAGCGCTTTTTGTTCTGCATCTGTCTCTGGTGGATGCTCAAATCCGATGACATCTGCAGCGGGTGCGGTGATCTCAAGGAGCAGATCGTCGCCATCCTGCGCCATATTCAGTTCAACTTGTCCATGAACGTGTGCTTCATGTTGGGTATAGGCCCAGGCCGGGGCGGCGCAGGTTGCAGCAGAAACCAGCAGCCAGGTTGCTGCGCGGAAATGTTGAGTTGGCATGTGAAACTCCCAAAAAATAAAAATGTGAAGAAATAGGGGTAATTATAGGGAGAGCTCGGGTGGATCCCGGGCAGCCGAACGTGCTATGAGCCAGTCGGAAAACCGTTGAACAACGTGAAATACTTCGATGGAAGCTGTACTGAATAATGGCAGGTTAAATCGGGCCGGAGGTACATCGCCGGAAACAATATGATGGCAGGGGCAATCTTGTTCTGCATGGTGCGGCTGATTCAGCGCATCGAGTGTGTGAAGCACCTGAAGGGGAGATGCCAGAATGAGCAGGCCGAAGACCAAGGTCAGAAGTCCGTGTTGCCATCCCTGGTTGAGCGGATTACGCACCTTCAAGTCCCTACCTCATAAAAAGAAAGGATGTAATGATATATTATTACATCCTTTCCGGGAAGACCGATTAAAGCAGAGACTGAATTTTTGACATGGCTTGCTGGATTTCGCTCTGATTCAGTTGCCCGTCTTTGACAAAAACCACTTTGCCGGACTGATCCAGCACGATGATTGCAGAGCTTTCTTCTTTGAGTTCCCAGCGAGAACGTACCTGTCCTTTGGCATCTAGCACGATGGAAGACCAGGCAAATTCTTTTTTGCTGTTTTCAGCCGAGGATTTCACAAAGCCCCCGTACCCCAGATGGCATCATCCTGATTAATGATGGTGGTGGTCTGGTACTGATCCTGAGGCAAGTTGGCCGCTTTGATGGCTTCAATCAAGGGTGCATTGAGCTCTTTGGCTGAACTGCGACCGGCGATGGCCTGGATCACGCGGACCTTGCCGGTCAGCTGACTGCTTTGCCAGGACTGATACACGATGCTGTCTCCTTGCAGGATCAACTCACCTTTATCGGAAACGCTGGTGCTCGGCAGCGGTTGTCCAAGGGTCAGGTTATGGGCGCTGGCCTGAAAAGCCATGGCAGGTAAAAGGGTACAGAGTGCAATCAAAGATGACTTCATGTTCATTCGTTTTTTTCCTTCTTGATGGTTGTGCTGACTTATCATAGTTGAGTTTTTATTCACTGGTAGAACCAGTTTGTTAACCTTGAAGTGAATCACTGTTTTCCCCGGTCTGATGAAGGAATTGTGATTTCTTGAAAATTGGATACGCAGACTGAACTTTTTTGTCCTACAGTTGGGCGTTGTTAAGGAAGCGCTTGCACAAGTTGAAGCAAAATAATGATGGCAAGCCTTTTGCATATTATTGACAACGAGAAAGCAACTTTCCTGTCTACTAAGGGTCAGAGGTTCAGTGAGTTGAGGGATATTATGCTGAAAATCTTTAAACAATATCGTCCGAACCAGATTGCACGTTATGTGAAGAACTACTTCCGTGGTCGCTTGTTCATCGTGGGTATCGGCGCATTTGAATTTGATGGCGGGCGATTGCTGCCGCCAGTGACACAGGATATCAAGGCACTGAATGTCTTATCTGAGGTCAATAAAGAAATTCAACTGATGACGGCTGCCAGTTACAGCTTTTAACCGCAGCCATCACAAATGCGCCAGCGAGCGATGACACTGGCGCAATGGGGTGGGTTACTGTGGCGGCAGACACACGCCTGTGCCCCCTAAGCCGCAATATCCCTGAGGATTTTTTTCCAGATACTGCTGGTGATAATCTTCAGCAAAATAGAATGCCGGAGCGGGCTGAATGGCTGTAGTAATCACAGCGGTACGCTGATCGGCACGCAATGCAGATTGATACCTTTCTTTGCTGTTTTCCGCCAGTTCCTGCTGTGCATCGCTGGTGGTATAGATGACTGAACGGTACTGTGTTCCGATGTCATTCCCTTGTCGCATGCCCTGTGTTGGATCATGATTTTCCCAAAATTGGGCAAGCAATTGCTCCAGAGAGATCTGAGCAGGGTCGAAGACAACCCGCACAACTTCAGTGTGGCCGGTTTCGCCGGAACACACTTCCTGGTATGTCGGATTGGGTGTAAATCCACCACTGTAACCGACGGCGGTATTGATGACACCGGGCTGACGCCAGAGGAGACGCTCTGCGCCCCAGAAACATCCCATTCCCAGAATGATTTCTTCCATACCTGCCGGCACCGGAGCGTTCAGTGGCTGGCCGAAAATAGCATGCAGCTCGGATGGAATGAATTGCGCAGAACGACCCGGTAAAGCCGACTCTGCAGTGATCATCTGCTGTTTATCCATGGTGCAGTTTTCCTAATGTCTCGTCGTATAAGGCAAAAAGTAGAGGATTCGCGGCTGACAATCAATAGGGATGCAGCCTGTGTATCAATAACAGACCGGCTTTTTGAAAAGATCTTCTTTTGCGGTCAAAAGGTTGGCAGTTTGCCCGGCAGTTGTCAGAATAAAGTATGCGCGCTATCTAATAAGACTCAATCAGTGAAGAACATAAAAGAATGATGAAATTGTTTCGGCGCTGTTTCTGGACAGTTGCTGTTTTTGTGGTACCAGTGCCCGTTTGGGCTGAGATGGACATTCAAATCAACGGATTGAGTGGCAGTCTGAAAAAAAACGTCAACATCTACGTTGCTGCCATTCCAAAAAGTGATTACAGCACCTCGCTGCGGTTCAGAAATCAGCTGGAAACGGAAATGCGAACCGCGCTGAAAGCGCTGGGGCGATATCAGCCTGTATTTACCTATAGTGTCGAAGAAGACGGTGATGACAGCACATTGACCGTGAATGTTGACGCCGGTCCGAAGACAAAAATCGCCCGTAGTGATATCCGGATTACGGGTGCTGCTGAAGATGATCTGGATTTTTTTGTGCTGAAGCGCGACAGCGACTTAGAGCTCGGGCGGACCCTGAATCATGGGAAGTATGATGCTTTTAAGTCGTCGCTGGAAAGCCTGGCGCTGCGAAAAGGTTACTTTGATGCCGAGATGAAGACCAGCCGCCTGGAGGTGGCTCCGGGCCGGAATGAGGCGTTCATTGAGATCGCGTTTGATTCCGGAAAACGTTACAAATATGGTGAGATTGATATTCTGGGCAGCCAGATTATCGACCGTAAAGTTCGTTCACTCTCTCCTTTTGAAGAAGGGGATTATTATCTAGTGTCCGAAGTGGGCGAATATAACCAGCGATTGTCGCAGGTTGGCTGGTTCTCCTCCATTTTTGTTGGCGGCGATGTCGATGATCTCCAGAACGAAACTGTCCCCATTCGTGTCAACCTCAGGCCTGAAGTGAGAAACAAAATTGAAACCGGTATTGGCTACTCGACCGATGTCGGCCCGCGTCTGAAATTCAACTGGCGCAAACCCTGGATGAACAGTGCAGGTCATAGCCTGGATGTCCGGACAGAAATTTCAACGGTTCAACCCAAAGTCGAAGCCATCTATAAGATCCCGCTTGAGAATGTTCTGGAAGATTATTATCAGATCCTTGGCGCTATCCGGTATGTGGATAATCACAGCACCACCAGTACCGAGTACCATTTCGGGGTGGAGCGGCACTGGAATCTGGATGATGCCTGGGATGGTGTCGCCTCGGTTCGTTTACTTTATGAAGACTACAGTCAGGGGGCCTTTGAAGAAGGTTCCACTTTTATGGTGATTCCGGGGATTGGCGTAGACCGGACCCGATTGCGGGGCGGCAGCTGGCCAACCTGGGGCGATAAGCAGTTGCTGAAACTGGAGTACTCAGATCCTGCGCTGGGTTCAGACACCCGGCTGGCGAAATTGCGCGGGCGTAGCGCCTGGATTCGCTCCTATGGCGAGAATCATCGCGGTCTGGCCCGTCTGGATGCCGGGGCGGTCTGGGCTGAACGACTGGAAGATATCCCGCCTTCGATGCGTTTTTTCATCGGTGGGGACAACAGCCTGCGCGGATACAGCTATGAATCGATCTCGCCGCGTGACAGCGAAGGCCAGCAGGTGGGGGGCGAGTATATGCTTGCGTCCAGTCTGGAGTACCAGTATCGGCTGACCGGAAATTGGTGGGGGGCTGTGTTCTACGATTACGGTTCTTCCTGGAACGATACCCCGGACTGGCAAGCGGGTTCAGGCGTCGGGATACGTTGGGCATCGCCTGTCGGTCCGATCCGGCTGGATTTCGCCTGGGGGCTCGACAAACCGGACGATCGTTTCCAAATCCACTTTGTTCTGGGGCCTGAATTATGATTTGGCTGAAAAGGCTGGCTGTGGGCCTGCTGACTTTGCTGCTGTTACTGACGCTGCTGTTGTGGGCATTCCTTTATTCACATGCAGGGGTTCAGATTGTGTTATGGGGAGCGCAGAAATTTGTGCCTGCGTTGTCGGTGAAAGACAGCTCCGGCGCATTATTGAAAGGCTTCACACTCAGCGGTGTCCGGTACAAAGATGATCTGATGTCGCTGAGTTCAGAGGCGGTGACCCTGAATATCAATGACGATTGCTTACCCGTGCCGGCTTTATGTATCCGGGAACTGAGTCTGAACGGTCTGAAATTTACCATGGCAGAACTCCCGCCGGCATCGGAAGAGGAAGAAACGCCCTCCGAGCCGCTGACAGAAATTGCTCTGCCCATTCCTGTGAGTCTGGACCGGCTGACGCTCAATGACATTGATCTGAATATTCTGGGCAATCAGGTGCGCTGGAAACGCTTCAGCTCTGCAGCAACCATGACCGGCAGTCATCTCACACTCAAGCCCACCGACTGGGAAGAGATTGTGCTGAATCTGGCCTCTCCGGCTGAACAGGAGATTCAGGAGCAGACACAGGAACAGGCCGAAGATGTTGCTGAGGCCTACACGGAGGACAAGCGCGAAGCCATCGTGCTCCCGGAAGTGGTGCTGCCACTGAAAGTGACGGTAGAGCGTTTTACCGTCAAAGATTTCCTGCTGGAAGGTAAAACACCGCAACAGGTGAACCAGCTGGAGCTGGTGGCCGAAGCGCAGGACAGTCAGGTGACACTGACCCGTTTGTGGCTGGATGTCCCCCAAGCCAGTCTGGATGCTTCAGGTGAGGTAACGCTGAAAGGTGAGTACCCGCTCACTCTGAAAGCGAAGTCTGACATCGCGATGGCGCCCGTTCAGGGCCATCACCTGGCGCTGGATGCCAAGGGATCACTGGCACATCTGGGGCTGGATCTGGCTTTGACCGGGCGTCTGGATGCGGCACTTCAGGGGAAAATCTCCCCGCTCGATCCGGATCTGCCTTTCGATCTCAAGTTAGTTAGTGAACACTTACAGTGGCCTCTGACGGATAAACCGGACTTTGTCGCCAAATCAACTGCTATCAATGCAAAAGGCAGTTTAGACGGCTTCAGTTTCGAGGCGCGCACGAAAGCCGATGGTGAGCCGATCCCGGCAGTGGATGCAAACCTGAAAGGGAAAGGTTCCCTGACGGATGTCAGTCTGGATGTATTCACGCTGAATACCCTTGGCGGTCAGATCTCGGGCAATGCAAAAGCCGACTGGGCCAAATTAGTGAACTGGCAGGGAGAATTAAACCTGACTGATATTCAGCCGGGTTTGCAGTGGCCGGAAGCGGAAGGGCGGCTCAGTGGCCGGGTTCGCACATCCGGCGGCCTGACATCGCAGGGGGCTGGTCGGTGCAGGTGTCAGAGCTGAATATTGATGGTGAAGTGATTGGCCAGCCGTTTAATCTGGCAGGCCAGCTGGATGCCGAGGATCGCACGGGTCAGGGGGCGCTGACGCTGGTCACGCAGGGGCTATCCTTGTCACATGGTCCGAATTCGCTGACTGCGAACGGCAGCCTGAAAGAAACCTGGGATCTGTCTGCCATCATCAAAGCGCCGAATCTGGCCCAGTCTGTCCCTGGACTGCGTGGCCGGGTGAATGGTGATCTGAAGCTGAGTGGCAAAATGGCCGAGCCGACCGTGGCTGTGAATCTGACCGGACAGGCGTTAGGCTGGGCGGATCTGGCCCAGCTCAAAAGTCTGAGCCTGAAAGGGCGGATCACGCCGCTGCCAGCACTGAATGCAGACATCCGACTGATTGCCGAAGAAGGTAAGTATCAGGATGCGGCAACGCTGAAAAAGTTGGATCTGACTTTTCAGGGCACGGAGGCCAGCCACGCCCTTCGCCTGAACCTGAATGGGGAACCGGTCAGCACAGTACTGACGGTCCGCGGCAGTCTCGACAGAACACAAGGCTGGCAGGGGATCTTGCAGCGAGGCGAGCTGGAAACACCGATCGGGCCGTGGCGAATCAATCAGCCAACAGCCATTGCTTACAGCTTCAGTAAGCAAAGCGTTTCGGTTGCAGCCCATTGCTGGCGGCAACAGGATGCAGCGGTTTGTCTCAGCCAGCCGCTCGATGCTGGCGCGAGTGGGCAGGCGGCGCTGGCGATCAATCAGTTTGGTTTTTCGATCTTGCAACCTTTTCTGCCGCCGGAGCTGAAACTGGATGGGGAGTTAAATGCCACCGTGAATGCGGGCTGGTCACCGAATCAACCGCCAGTGCTTCAAGCACAGCTTCGTTTACCTTCGGGCAGTGTGAAGCAGCAGGATGCGGCGGATGCTCCCGCGATGACACTGGGATGGGATCAGGTCACGCTGAATGCGGAGATGCGCAATGATACGCTCAATGCCGACTGGCTGGTGGCTGTGACAGAGAATGGCGATTTGTCGGGTCAGGCCCGGATTTCTCAGCTGAGTGGTGAGCAGCAAATCAATGCGAATGTAAAACTGGATGCTTTCCGGCTGGATTTCCTGCAGCCGCTGGTGGCAGATTATGACACCTTTGCCGGTCAGGTGGATACGAATCTGACGTTCTCCGGACCGGTGATGCAGCCTCAGGTGCAGGGGATTTTGAAAGTATCTCAGCTCAAAGCCATTGGGCGTAAAGTGCCTTTGGATCTGGAGCGGGGCGAGATTGTGGCGAACTTTAGCGGGTACACTGCTCAGTTACGCGGCGAGCTGGATACACCAGACGGACAGTTGCTCCTGCAAGGGGATGCAAATTGGGCTGATCTGGCGAACTGGAGCACGAATTTGCGGGTAAACGGACGAGAACTTGAGGTGAACGTTCCTCCGATGCTCGCGATGAAGGTCTCCCCGGATCTGCAAATCAGTGCAGCACCGCAACAGGCGGAAATCACCGGGACCGTCGCGATTCCGTGGGGACGAATCACGGTGGATCGTTTACCGGAGTCGGCGGTACAGGTGTCTGATGATGAAATTCTACTGACGGATGATCTCAAACCGATTGAGACCGAAGCAAAAGTACCCTTTGCCATCAAAACTGATGTCATGGTCCAGATTGGTCCCGATGTCCGTCTGTCGGCTTTCGGGCTGGATGCCGGACTGTCGGGGAATCTGAAGGTGAACCAGAAAGATAAAGCGCCGCTGGTTTACGGGGAAATCCGGGTGGATGACGGCACCTACCGTGCCTTCGGTCAGGAACTGGTGATCCGGAAAGGGGAAATTATCTTTAATGGTCCGGCGGATCAGCCTTATCTGTCCGTGGAAGCGATTCGTAATCCGAACAATATTGAAGATGATGTGACTGCCGGGATCCGGGTGACGGGACCAGCGGACGAACCTCGGGTGGATATTTTCTCAAGTCCGGCGATGCCACAGCAAAATGCCCTGTCCTATGTACTGCGCGGCCGGGATCTGGACAGTGAGTCGCCCGAAGGCGGCGGTGCGATGACGACGGCGCTGATCAGTATGGGACTTGCGCGCAGCAGCCAGATGGTGGGGAGTGTCGGGGAAGCCTTCGGCGTGCAGGATCTGACGCTGGATACCGCCGGTGCCGGGGATGATTCTCAGGTCACCATCAGTGGTTATGTCTATCCCGGGTTGCAGGTGAAATATGGCGTGGGTATCTTTAACCCCATCGGTGAATTTACGATTCGCTATAAACTAATGAAGGATCTGTATCTGGAAGCAGTGTCCGGCCTCGACAGTGCCGTGGATTTGCTCTACCAGTTCGAATTTAACTAAGAGGAAGTTACTCAGGTGCACACGCTGGTTTTTGTCTATGGCAGTTTGCGGCGGGATCAGTCGAATCATCACTGGATGAAGGGGGCGACCTTTCGCGGGGCGTGCCGTTTGCCCGGTTTTGAGATCTATGATCTGGGCCCCTATCCGGCGGCTCTCAGGCAAGTGGCGACTGAGACCAGTGTGTTGGGTGAAGTCTTTGCCGTGGAAGCTGAGACTTTTAGGTCACTGGACATTTTGGAAGGGCTCGGAGAGGAATATTGCCGGGAGCAGGTGATGACTCCATATGGAGAAGCCTGGATTTATCTGTACCTGCAGCCATTGGGACAGGCACCACGGATCCCGGAGGGAGACTGGGTACGCTGGCGAGACCGTGAGCCAGCACCTTCTGGTCACTGTCGCTGAGCAACAAAAAAACGCTCCCTCGGGAGCGTTTTTTACGGGTCTTCATTCACGAAGCAGGATTATACCAATCGCAGTAAATCATTGGTCATCCTAGCTTGTTCAAATGCTCGATAACTGCGTTAGATTTTTTAATTGTAGAATAACTACTCATCTAAAAAATCCGCCTTATTCTCAAACATTTTTCCTACGCTATTTCTGATCACTGACTTACTTTGATTGGTATTATTTTTCCTGAGCGCGTTTGAAAGATTCCAGAATTTCAGCTTTCGCTGCTTCAACGTCTGCCCAACCGTCAACTTTCACCCACTTACCGGATTCCAGCTCTTTGTAGCGCTCGAAGAAGTGTGTGATCTGAGATTTCAGCAGCTCAGGCAGATCGTTCACATCTTTGATGTGATCGTATTCTTTGCTCAGTTTGCTGTGCGGAACTGCAACAACTTTTGCATCTTCACCAGATTCGTCAGTCATTTTCAGCACGCCAACCGGGCGGCAGCGAATCACTGAACCTGGCTGTAGCGGGTAAGGGGTCGGAACCAGAACGTCAACCGGGTCACCGTCCAGAGACAGGGTGTTGTTCACGTAACCGTAGTTGCAAGGGTAGAACATTGGTGCAGACATGAAACGGTCTACAAACAGTGCGCCAGAGTCTTTATCAACTTCGTATTTGATTGGATCCGCGTTCGCAGGGATCTCGATGACAACGTAGATGTCTTCTGGCAGTTCTTTACCTGCAGGGACGTTGTTCAGGCTCATGATAGATTCCTTCATTGTTTCAGATGATTTTGTCGCCGGGAATTATAACGAGTCGCTGTAAAAAAAACAGCTTCAAAGACACAGACTGCCCAGATGGGGAAGTGAAGGCGAGATGAAATGCCCGGCAGAAAGCCGGGCATTGGAAAGGTTATTCCGCGTCCGGAAATTCTTTCAGGAAGCTTTCCACTTTGCGAACCATTTTGGTGGAACCGACAAAGAACGGCACACGCTGATGTAGTTCGGTCGGTTTCAGTGCCATGATGCGGTTTACACCGTCAGAGGCCTCACCGCCAGCCTGTTCAATCAGGAAGGCCATCGGGTTGCATTCATACAGCAGGCGCAGCTTACCGTTTGGATGTGTGGCTGTGCTTGGGTACAGATAAATACCGCCTTTTAGCAGGTTACGGTGGAAATCTGCCACCAGTGAGCCGATATACCGTGAAGTATACGGACGATCATCTTCCGGCACATTTTCCTGGCAGTACTTGATGTATTTTTTCACACCCTGAGGGAAACGGATGTAGTTGCCTTCGTTGATCGAGTAAATACGGCCGTCTTCAGGGATGGTCATATTTTCGTGAGACAGGCAGAACACACCCAGAGACGGGTCATACGTAAAGCCATGTACGCCGCGGCCCGTGGTGTACACCAGCATGGTTGAAGAACCATAAATGATGTAACCGGCAGCCACCTGCATGTCGCCCGGCTGCAGGAAATCTTCCATGGTCGCCGGGCCGCCCACAGGGGAAACGCGACGGTAGATCGAGAAGATTGTGCCGACGGAAACGTTTACGTCAATGTTCGAAGAACCATCCAGTGGGTCCATTAAAACAACGTACTTCGCTTCACGGTTCAGTTCTTTGTTGAAGACAACCAGCTCATCTTCTTCTTCACTCGCGACACCACAGACCTGACCTCGGGCTTCCAGAGCTGCTTTGAACTTATCATTGGCATAGACGTCCAGTTTTTTCTGGGCTTCACCCTGAACGTTTTCGCTGCCGACGTCGCCGGTAATATCAACCAGACCTGCTTTATTGATTTCACGGTTGACGATTTTGGCCGCCAGTTTAATGGAACCCAACAGGGAAGACAGTTCACCGCTGGCATGGGGGAAGTCGTGCTGATTCTCGACAATGAACTCGCCAAGGGTTCTAATATCGGACATATACAATCCTTGCATCGTGTTGTCATGGGGGTAGAAATGTTAGGTACAATGCCTCTTTTCGGACAATTGAACTGTACCCTCGGCCACTGGCCAGTTATTGTTTGACTGCAATTGTATATAAAGATCTTTTTTATGGTAACGAAGTAACACTGAAGCGTGGTCGTAACCTATTTTTTGTTTGTGAGCCGACAGTTATGCATATCCATATTCTCGGAATCTGCGGCACTTTTATGGGCGGAGCCGCCATGCTGGCGAAGCAGCTTGGCCATAAAGTGACCGGTAGTGATGCCAACGTTTATCCGCCGATGAGCACCATGCTTGAATCGCAAGGGATTGAAATTATTCAGGGCTATGACCCGGGCCAACTGGATCCTGCGCCCGATCTGGTGGTGATTGGGAACGCCATGAGCCGCGGCAACCCTTGTGTCGAGTATGTCCTGAATAAAAATCTGCGTTATACCTCCGGGCCGCAGTGGTTGCAGGAATTTTTGTTACATGACCGCTGGGTGCTGGCGGTGGCCGGTACGCATGGCAAGACCACGACGGCCAGTATGCTGGCATGGATTCTGGAAGACTGCGGTTATCAGCCTGGATTTTTAGTGGGCGGCGTGCTCGGAAACTTCGGAATTTCCGCACGGTTAGGGGAAAGTTGCTTTTTCGTCGTGGAAGCGGACGAATACGATAGTGCTTTTTTCGATAAACGTTCTAAGTTTGTTCATTATCGACCACGAACGCTGATTATGAACAATCTGGAGTTCGATCACGCAGATATTTTTTCGGATCTGGCCGCGATACAGCGTCAGTTCCATCATTTAGTCCGGACTGTACCGGGCGAAGGCAAGATTCTGACACCGAAAGGCGTGCCTGCGATTGAAGAGACGCTGGCCATGGGGTGCTGGAGTGAGCTGGAATACAGTGGTGAAGATGGCCACTGGCAGGCACGCAAA
Proteins encoded in this region:
- a CDS encoding ABC transporter ATP-binding protein, yielding MTIMQLDQVRFRWPDQTDDLISITSFSLSQGEKVFLQGPSGSGKSTLLSLMAGIHQPIQGDIRLLGESFSALSASQRDRRRADHIGYIFQQFNLLPYLSVIDNVLLPCHFSPLRKQKTTAPEQEAKRLLKSLQLPESCLSRQVTQLSIGQQQRVAAARALIGRPALLISDEPTSALDHDNRNHFIQLLMDECEQAEASLLFVSHDPTLTQGFDRILNLKELNHRMPGKHT
- a CDS encoding DUF2796 domain-containing protein, yielding MPTQHFRAATWLLVSAATCAAPAWAYTQHEAHVHGQVELNMAQDGDDLLLEITAPAADVIGFEHPPETDAEQKALKDAILKLNRPEALLTLNASAGCQMHEHQISHTLSDHTEKHEHENHSDHDHDEHHDHDGHNHDEHAHEHHDHDDHDQHEHAEHGEFSLQYTYHCDNIDKLNTLTLKWFSQFPATEKVQLQAITEKGQQAATLTASQAEFRF
- a CDS encoding DUF1107 domain-containing protein; its protein translation is MLKIFKQYRPNQIARYVKNYFRGRLFIVGIGAFEFDGGRLLPPVTQDIKALNVLSEVNKEIQLMTAASYSF
- the msrA gene encoding peptide-methionine (S)-S-oxide reductase MsrA gives rise to the protein MDKQQMITAESALPGRSAQFIPSELHAIFGQPLNAPVPAGMEEIILGMGCFWGAERLLWRQPGVINTAVGYSGGFTPNPTYQEVCSGETGHTEVVRVVFDPAQISLEQLLAQFWENHDPTQGMRQGNDIGTQYRSVIYTTSDAQQELAENSKERYQSALRADQRTAVITTAIQPAPAFYFAEDYHQQYLEKNPQGYCGLGGTGVCLPPQ
- a CDS encoding autotransporter assembly complex family protein, producing the protein MMKLFRRCFWTVAVFVVPVPVWAEMDIQINGLSGSLKKNVNIYVAAIPKSDYSTSLRFRNQLETEMRTALKALGRYQPVFTYSVEEDGDDSTLTVNVDAGPKTKIARSDIRITGAAEDDLDFFVLKRDSDLELGRTLNHGKYDAFKSSLESLALRKGYFDAEMKTSRLEVAPGRNEAFIEIAFDSGKRYKYGEIDILGSQIIDRKVRSLSPFEEGDYYLVSEVGEYNQRLSQVGWFSSIFVGGDVDDLQNETVPIRVNLRPEVRNKIETGIGYSTDVGPRLKFNWRKPWMNSAGHSLDVRTEISTVQPKVEAIYKIPLENVLEDYYQILGAIRYVDNHSTTSTEYHFGVERHWNLDDAWDGVASVRLLYEDYSQGAFEEGSTFMVIPGIGVDRTRLRGGSWPTWGDKQLLKLEYSDPALGSDTRLAKLRGRSAWIRSYGENHRGLARLDAGAVWAERLEDIPPSMRFFIGGDNSLRGYSYESISPRDSEGQQVGGEYMLASSLEYQYRLTGNWWGAVFYDYGSSWNDTPDWQAGSGVGIRWASPVGPIRLDFAWGLDKPDDRFQIHFVLGPEL
- a CDS encoding translocation/assembly module TamB domain-containing protein; the protein is MQVSELNIDGEVIGQPFNLAGQLDAEDRTGQGALTLVTQGLSLSHGPNSLTANGSLKETWDLSAIIKAPNLAQSVPGLRGRVNGDLKLSGKMAEPTVAVNLTGQALGWADLAQLKSLSLKGRITPLPALNADIRLIAEEGKYQDAATLKKLDLTFQGTEASHALRLNLNGEPVSTVLTVRGSLDRTQGWQGILQRGELETPIGPWRINQPTAIAYSFSKQSVSVAAHCWRQQDAAVCLSQPLDAGASGQAALAINQFGFSILQPFLPPELKLDGELNATVNAGWSPNQPPVLQAQLRLPSGSVKQQDAADAPAMTLGWDQVTLNAEMRNDTLNADWLVAVTENGDLSGQARISQLSGEQQINANVKLDAFRLDFLQPLVADYDTFAGQVDTNLTFSGPVMQPQVQGILKVSQLKAIGRKVPLDLERGEIVANFSGYTAQLRGELDTPDGQLLLQGDANWADLANWSTNLRVNGRELEVNVPPMLAMKVSPDLQISAAPQQAEITGTVAIPWGRITVDRLPESAVQVSDDEILLTDDLKPIETEAKVPFAIKTDVMVQIGPDVRLSAFGLDAGLSGNLKVNQKDKAPLVYGEIRVDDGTYRAFGQELVIRKGEIIFNGPADQPYLSVEAIRNPNNIEDDVTAGIRVTGPADEPRVDIFSSPAMPQQNALSYVLRGRDLDSESPEGGGAMTTALISMGLARSSQMVGSVGEAFGVQDLTLDTAGAGDDSQVTISGYVYPGLQVKYGVGIFNPIGEFTIRYKLMKDLYLEAVSGLDSAVDLLYQFEFN
- a CDS encoding gamma-glutamylcyclotransferase: MHTLVFVYGSLRRDQSNHHWMKGATFRGACRLPGFEIYDLGPYPAALRQVATETSVLGEVFAVEAETFRSLDILEGLGEEYCREQVMTPYGEAWIYLYLQPLGQAPRIPEGDWVRWRDREPAPSGHCR
- the ppa gene encoding inorganic diphosphatase, producing MSLNNVPAGKELPEDIYVVIEIPANADPIKYEVDKDSGALFVDRFMSAPMFYPCNYGYVNNTLSLDGDPVDVLVPTPYPLQPGSVIRCRPVGVLKMTDESGEDAKVVAVPHSKLSKEYDHIKDVNDLPELLKSQITHFFERYKELESGKWVKVDGWADVEAAKAEILESFKRAQEK